The DNA window CAGCGGGAACTGCACACGCTGCACGCGCGGTATGCGGCGCGCAGCGGGCCGGAACGGTACCTGTTTCGGCTGGGGCTGACTCGGGATTTGCAGGAGTAGGTGGTGGGCGCCTGCGGAGGGCTTCCCCACCCCCCAGCCCCCTACCCCAGACTCGAAGAGCTGCGCAGCAGAGGGGCAGGGGGAGAGCGCTGCGCTGGGCATGTGGTCGCCACGTCGTTCAGGCTGGCCTGATATGGGGGTTCGTTGGCGTGGGGCCGCGTGCTTGCCTCGGGCGTTGTCGCCGTCAGCGCCCGCGCGCTGCGCGCACGATGGCTTTCGGTCAGGTGATCGGTGGGACGCTTCAGTTTTAAAGGCATCCATTCCTCTGCGAAGGACTTGTAGAGCGGCTTGCAGAGGCTGGGAATGGCGTCAACCTCTGTTTCCCAAGCCCGAAAAACTTGGTCCGTGGTCAGGGCGATTCTGCTTGTTCTGCGGGGCTCGCTTCCAGAAAGTCGGTGACCACGCGGTTGAGCAGCCACCAGCCCTGCGGGGTGGCGCGCAGGCGGTCGCCGTCGAGGGTCAGCAGGCCGCGGGCGACGTTCGCGTTGATGGGAGCGGCGTAGGCCGCGCGCACGTCCAAGCCGCTGCGGCGGGACAGGTCGGCCACGTCGAGGCCTTCGCGCAGCCTCAGACCCATGAACAGCGCGTCCGTGACGTACTCGTGCGCGTCGATAGGATCGTCCTCGCCCGCTGCGCCGGCCAGCCACTCGTGCAGGTGCGGATTCGTGCGCCGGGTGGTGAGGATGCGGCTGCCGCCGGCCGCCGGGTAGTGGCCCGCCGCGCCCGGTCCCAGGCCCAGGTACGTCCGGCCGTGCCAGTACGAGAGGTTGTGCTGGGACTGCTGTCCGGGACGGGCGTAGTTGCTGATCTCGTAGCGGGTGAAGCCGTGCTCGCCCAGCAGCGCCTCGGTGCGCTCGAAGCCGCGCCGCTCGTCGTCCTCGTCCACCGTCACGCCCCGGCGGGCGAACTCGGTGCCGGGCTCGATGGTCAGGGTGTACGCGCTGACATGGCCCACGCCCAGCTCGACCAAGCCGCGGATGTCGCCGTCCAGGGGCTGCCCCGGCACGGCGGTGATCAGGTCGCCGCTGACCCGGAAGGCGGTGTCCACCAGCGTCGTCACCGCGTCTCGGGCCTGGCGCGCGTCGTGCTGGCGGCCCAGGAAGCGCAGGGTGGCGTCGTCGAGGCTCTGCACGCCCACGCTGGCCCGGTCCAGGCCCAGGTCGCGCCACAGCGCCGCGCGGTCCGCGCTGACGGTGCCGGGGTTCACCTCCAGGGTGTTCTCCACGCGGCCCCAGCCCAGGTGCCGCCGCACGCTGCCCACCAGCGCCGACAGTTCCGCGTCCCGCAGGAAGCTGGGCGTGCCGCCGCCCAGGTACACGGTGTCCAGGGCGACGTCGTGGGTGTCGGCCAGCCGCGCGGCCTCCTCGTCCAGTTTCGCCAGGTACGCCTCGACCAGCCCGGCCCGGCGCGTCAGCACGTGGAAGTCGCAGTACGGGCAGATGCTCGGGCAGAAGGGCACGTGCACGTACAGGTGCCGCACCGTGGGGTCGAGGACAGGGGCCACGCTCACGCGCGGAAGTCTACGCGTCCCCGCCGCGCGCCGGGGCGAGGGACCTTCCTTTCCGGCGGGCGCTCAGTTCACGCGGTCCAGGATCAGCGCCTCGGGGGCGGGCGCGTCCGGGCCCACGCTCAGGCCCTCGGCCAGCAGGGCCAGCGCGGCGTCCAGGCCGCGGCCGCCCCGGTGATACACGCGCATCACGGCCTCGCCCACCGTGACGGCCTCACCGGGCTTCTTCAGCAGTTCCACGCCCACACCGTGGTCGATAGCCTCGCCCTTGCGTTCTCGGCCACCGCCCAGGGCCAGGACCGCCCGGCCCACCGACAGGGCGTCGATGCGCTGCACGTACCCGGCCGCAGGCGCGGGCACGTCCGCCCGGCCGGGCGCCACGTCGAACCGCGACGGATCGTCCACGTAGGTGGGGTCGCCGCCCTGCGCGGCCACGAACGCCCGGAACTTCGCCAGGGCCGAGCCGCCCCGCAGGGTCGCCCGCGCCCGCGTTTCCGCCTGCGCGCTGTCCTCGCCCTGCGCTGCCAGGGCCTCCACCGCCAGGGCCACGCACAGTTCGGTCAGGTCGTGGGGGCCGTGTCCACGCAGCGTGTCCAGGGCCTCGATCACCTCCACGCTGTTGCCGGCCATGTGGCCCAGCGGGGTGTCCATGTCAGTCAGCACGGCCCGCACCTGCCGCCCGGCGCGGGTGCCGATGTCCACCATCGCCCGCGCCAGGCCCCGGCCGTCCTCCAGCGTCCGCATGAATGCGCCCGCGCCCACCTTGACGTCCAGCACCACGGTGTGCGCGCCCGACGCGAGCTTCTTGCTCATGATGGAGCTGGCGATCAGCGGCAGGCAGTCCACGGTGGCCGTCACGTCCCGCAGGGCATACAGCTTGCCGTCCGCCGGCGCGAGGTCCTTGCTCTGCCCGACCAGGCTCAGGCCGATGCCCCGCGCCTGCGAGGTGAAGCGCTCCTCGCTCAGCTCGCTGGTCCACCCGGGAATGCTCTCCAGTTTGTCGATGGTGCCGCCGGTGTGCGCCAGCCCCCGCCCGCTCATCTTGGCGACCGTGAGCCCCAGCGCCGCCAGCATGGGCGTGAGGATCAGGCTGGTCTTGTCGCCCACCCCGCCGGTCGAGTGCTTGTCCACCGTGCGCGGCAGCTCTCCCAGGTCCATCAGGTCGCCGGACTCGGCCATCACCATCGTCAGGTCCGCCGTCTCCTGCGGCGTCATGCCGCGCAGGTACACGGCCATCAGCCACGCGCTGACCTGGTAGTCCGGCACGTCGCCGCGCGTGTAGCCCAGGATCAGCGCCTCCAGCTCGGCGCGTGGGTGCGCCTCGCCGTCACGCTTCTTGCGGATCAGGTCGGGAATGCTCGCAGGAGTCATGGCGCAGTGTAAGCGGGCGGCCGGCGGTCACGACACCCGGGCCACTGCGTCACGCCCCGTCCGGCACCCAGCCGGTCAGCCGGGCGAGCTGCGCGGCCAGCGCGTCCAGGGTGCGCCCGTCGGTCGGAACGCGGTGCACCCACGCGGGCGCCTCCTGCTCCAGCAGGGCGCGGCGCGGCCGGTTGCGCTCCAGATGTGCGGCCAGCGACGCGGCGGACTCGCGCTGCCGCAGGCGCTCCAGCATCGTGTCGTCACTCACGTCGAGCAGCACGGCGGTCACGTGCGGCGAGTCGCCCATCGCCGCCGCGAGCCTGTCCGTCTCCAGCACGCTCATCACGTTCGTGTAGATCACGCGCCGGTAGCCCAGCGCGCGGTAATTGGTCCACAGCGCCCGCAGGTTGGTCGCGGCCAGCCCATGCTCCCACGGGGGCGGCCACGCCAGATCCAGCGTGTCGCCCTCAATGACGGCGTGTTTGACCTGCCGGGCCGAGAGCAGCTCGTGCAGCGCCGACGCGACGCTGGTCTTGCCGCTGCCCGCCCGGCCGCCGAGGAACAGCACCTCGCTGCGGGGCTCAGTCACCCGTGGCGTCACCGGCCGCGGCCTCACCGCTCGTCCAGCCCCCCTTCTTGTGCGTGCCGTCGCAGTAGGGCTTGTTTCCGCTGTGGCCGCAGCGGCACAGCGCGGCGCGCACGTCCTTCTTCTCGCCGGCCGGCGTGTGGATCACGAGGTTCCCGGCGATCATCAGCGGGCCGTCGGGGCTGGGGGTGATGGTGGTGGGATCCTGCGGCACTTCGGCCTCCTGGGTGTCCAGCACGTAATGCAGCGCGCCCGTGGGGCACGTCCGGACGATGGCCGCGATCGCCTGCGCGCCGGCGTTCGCGGGCTGGATCCACGGGCGCCGGGCGGGATCGAAGACGTCCGGCAGGCCGCGCACGCAGTTGGCGACGTGCAGGCAGCGCCGGGCGTCGTAGTACACGGTGATGCCCTCGCCGGTGTAGGCCCGGCCCTGCGCCAGATCGTCGTTGCCGGGCCGGGAAGCGGGATGGGTCATACGGCAGTGTACGGCCGCCGCGTCGGGGGACCGCGGCGGCCGACGGCGCCGGCCTACCGGTATCTGCTGAGGTTGACCGGCATGCGGAAGGTCTTGCCGGTCGCGTCCGTGAAGCTCAGGGTGCCGCTCGCGGCCTCCAGTCCGGCGGGAATCACGTAGCGGGTGGTGACGGTGCCGATGTACCGCAGGCCGATCTCGCCGACCGTGCGCGGGTACTGCGACAGCGAGGTGTCCGACAGGTCGCGGCTGGCGGGACGCAGGGTGCGGCCACCCAGCGTGAACGTCAGGGCGCTGATGCCCTTCAGGAAATCCTGGTCGTCCGGCGACGAGCCGTGCGCGAACACAATGAATGCCACCTGGTGGTCCGGCAACTGCGCCTGCTCGCGTGCCTGCGCGGGCGTGATGGGATCGTCTCCGATCTTGTGCACGAACACCTGGTAGCGTGTGCGCTCGAAGGGCGTGGCAATGGTCACGGCGTCCACGTCGCCGTTGGCGGCCACTAGCCGCAGGTTGTCCTCGACGGCGTACAGGGTGTATGGCCGCACCGGGTAGCCGGAGTCCGCGCTCTGTGCCAGGCGCTGCGCCTGCGCGGCCGCCTCCTGGAGCTGCGCGCTGCTCAGGCTGGGCACGTAGGCCAGGGCGGGCGCGCCGCTCAGCACGGCCAGCAGGGCACTCAGGCGTCTGAGGCGCACCGGCGTCATTCCTTGGGCACGCCGAACACAAAGATGGTTGCGGCGCCCGTGGTGCTCCAGATGCTGCGCGACGCGTTTCCGGACGCCACGGCCACGTACTGCTGGCCACCCACGGCGTACGTGACGATCCCGCCGCCGATCGAGCCGCCGGTGCGGAAGCGGTACAGCGTGGCGCCGTCCTTGGCGTTCAGGGCGTAGAAGTCGCCGTTCTGGTCGCCGGTGAACACCACGCCGCCGGCCGTGGGCGTGATTCCGGAGATCATCGGGGTGGGCATCTTCTTCTGCCACGCGGGCTTGCCGGTCGCGGCGTTGTACGCGCGCACCCAGCCGCGGGCGTCCTTCACGGGGTCGAAGGTGCCGGTGCCGCCGAAGTAGAAGCTGCCGTCCACGTAGCGCGTTTCACCGATCTTGTAGGTCGCGCACCAGTCCACCGAGTTCACGTACAGCATGCCTGCCGTGGGGTCGAGCGCCGGGCCGTTCCACTCCACGCCGCCCAGCGTGCCGGGGCAGTCGCGCCTGCCCGTGAGGCTCACGGCCTTGTCGGCGTTCAGGTGGGTGGTGGTCTCCTCCTTGGCGAAGAGTTTTTTGGTGTCGCGGTCGTAGAAGTAGATCCAGCCGCCCTTGTTCGCCACGGTCATGATCTTCTTGCCGCCCGCCTCGTACAGCACCGGCGACGCGGCGGTGTCCCAGTCGTGCGTGTCGTGGGGAATCTGCTGGGCGTACCAGTCGAGCTTGCCGGTCTTGCCGTCCAGCACCACCACCGAGTCGGTGTACAGGTTCGCGCCGGGGCGCAGGCCGCCGTTCAGGTCCGGCGCCGGGTTGCCGATGCTCACGTACAGCTGGTTGCTGGCGGCGTCCAGCGTGAGGGTCGTCCACAGCGAGCCGCCGCCGTGCTCGGCCCCCTTTTGCCACGTCTCGGCGCCGGGTTCCTTGCCGGTGGGAATCACGTTGAAGGTCCACACGCGCTTGCCGGTCTTGGCATCGAAGGCGTAGATGTGGCCGTTGGCGCCCCAGTCGGCGCCGGCCTCGCCCATGTACACCAGACCGTTCGCGGCGGCGGGCGCGGCCGACAGGAAGTAGCCCTTGGCGCTGTCGGCCACCCAGGTGTCCCACAGGGTCGCGCCGGTCTTGGCGTCCAGCGCGAGCAGGTGCCCGTCGGTGGTGCCGCGGAACAGCATGCCGCCGTACAGCGCGACGCCGCGGTTGGTGTTGAAGGGCTCCGGGCCCTTGGGCGTGTACGTGGAGGTCCACAGCTTGGTGCAGGTGTCGGCGTTCAGGGCGATGGTCGCGTGCGCCGTGGTGATGTACATCTTGCCCTGGTACACGACCGGGCCGACCTGGAACGCGCCCACCTCGCCCACCTGGAACACGCACTTGACGCCCAGCTTGGAGGCGTTGTCGGCGGTGATGCCGCTCAGCGGGGAGTAGCGCTGACCGTCGAAGGTGCGGTTGTACATCGGCCAGTCGCCGTCGGCGGGGTTCAGGAGGTCCGCGTTCGTCGGGGCGCTCGTGCTGGCCGCCTTCACGGTCATCATGGCGCGCGGCAGGGTGCCAGCGGCGGGCGCGGCCGAGCCGGAACTGGAAGCGCCGGGCGTGGACGACCCGGTGGGCCGCGCCAGCGCCACCTTCAGGTCACTGGCCTTCAGGGCCGCACTGCCGGCCGCGTAGCCGTTCTTCGACAGGATGAACGCGGTCACGTCGAGGTACTGCTGGGCGCTCAGGCTGCCGGGTTTGTTGAGCGGCATCTGCTGCGAGATGATGGCATACAGGTCGGAAAGCTGGTGGCTGCCCCCGGTCCACTTGGTCAGGAAGGACGTACCGGACAGCGCTGGTCCTGCGCCCCCCTGGAGCTGAGCCCCGTGGCACGACGCGCAGTTGCCGGTGTAGACCTGCGCGCCGCTGCTGGCCTGCGCGGCCGTGAAGGGCGGGCCGCCCATCGGCGTGGCGGCCAGCGCGACCGAGATCGCGAGCAGCGCGCTGCCGCCGGCCAGGGTGTAGGGAAGTAGGGAGCGGCGATCCGGGGTGGCCTTCATGCTCTTCCTCCTCGTGCATGGGTGACGAGTCGTGGAACGCGCGCTGGGCGGCGTCCTGAAGGATGTGACGTCCCTGAGATACCACCGCGCTCTGTCGGATTCATCAAATTAAAGCGACCATGAATACGATTCGGCCGCTTGTCCCGACTGGATGGCCACGCAGCGGTTCTGGAGGTCCGCGAACTCCTGGAGCAGCGCCGGCGGGCCGTCCACCCGCACGCTGCACTCCAGGCCCAGCAGGAAGGCGGCGAACGAGCGCAGGTTGTCGCGCCGCGTGCGCAGCCGCGTGCCGCCCGCCTCCGGGGTCAGGTCGGTGTGCCACCCGGACACCGCGCCGCGCAGGGCCTCCGGCGGGGCCTCCAGCCACACGCTCACTTCGTGCGCGGCCGGCTCGGGCATCGCCTCGCGCAGGTACGCGACCGCGTCGAAGTCCGGCGGGGGCGTGAAGGTCTCGTCCAGCACCGCCACGTCCTGCATGCGGTCGAGCCGGAACGAGCGCAGCGCCGCGCGCAGGTGGCACCACCCGACCGCGTACCAGCGGCCGTCCACGTGCACCACGCGGTAGATGTCCGCGCGGCGGGTGGTGGCCCGCTCGGACCTGGCGGTGTACGTGAACTCCACGGCGCACGCGCCGCGCACCGCGCGCAGCAGATCCGCCAGCAGCGCCGCGTCGGTGCCTACCACCCACGGCGAGGCGTCCAGCTGCACGCTGAGTTCCAGCGCCTGCACGTCGGCGCGCAGCGCGTGCGGCAGGGTGCGCGCCAGCTTCGCCCCGGCCCCCTGCGCGGCGGGCGCCAGGGCGTGCAGGCCCAGGTGCGTCAGGGCGCGCAGGCCCAGCGCCAGGGCCAGCGCCTCCTCGCCCGTGAACATCAGGGGCGGCAGCTGGAAGCCGGGTCTCAGGCGGTACGCGCCGCCCACGCCCCGGCGGCCCTCGACCGGAATACCCAGGTCCTGCAGCCGCGCCACGTAGCGCTGCACGGTGCGCGGGCTGACCTCCAGGCGCCGCGCGAGTTCCGCGCCCGAGACCTCCTCGCGCGCCTGGAGCAGTTCCAGCACGGTCAGCACCCGCATGGAGGGGTCGTACATGCACCGAGTGTAGGCCGAATTGACGACATGTCCTGACGGGAATGCCGATTACGCTATGGGCAGATTCGAACCGGATCTGTTCATCCCACAGGAGGCACCCGCATGACGACCACGACCACTCCGTCCATCCTGACCCTCGACGCCCTGCTCACGCACTGGCAGGGCCACCGTGGCCTGACCCGCCGCGTGATCGAGGCCTTTCCCGAGGGTCAGCTGTTCACCTTCAGCGTGGGCGGCATGCGGCCCTTCGGGGAACTCGCGTGGGAGGTGTACGGCGTCACCGGCTACAACCTCCAGGGCCTGACCACCGACGACTGGAGCTGGAACCCGCCCGAGGCCGCGCCGCCCCACGACCGCGCCGCGCTGCTGGCCGCGTGGGACGCCCAGACCCCGCAGCTGGACGCCGCCGTGCCGGGCATTGACCCCGCGTGGTTCGTCGTGCCGCAGACGATGGCGTGGGGCACCATGGCGCCGCTGCACAGCGTCCTGTACGGCATCGACAACGAGATCCACCACCGCGCACAGGGCTACGTGTACCTGCGCGCCCTGGGCATCACGCCGCCCGCGTTCTACGAGCGCTGAGCGCCGTGTGTGCCCTGCGCGTGCCCGCCAGCGTGCTCGTTCCCCACTGGCTCGGTCACCGCCACGTGACCCGGCGCGTGATCGCCGCGTTCCCGGAGGATCAGCTGTTCACGTACCGCCCCACCGAGACCCTGCGCCCGTTCGGTGAGATGGCGTGGGAGCTGCACGGTCAGACCGCGTACACCCTGCGCGGCCTGCTGCACGGCGAGTGGAGCCGGCCCACGTGGCCCCCGCTGCCGGGCACCGACCGCGCGGCGCTGCTGAGCGCGTGGGACGAACAGACCCGCGTGATCGAGACCGGCGTGCCCGGCGTGCCGGAGGAGCGCTACGGCGAGACCGTGACGATCCCGTGGGGGGAGATGCTGACCTTCACCGCCGTGATCGGCGCGATTGATAACGAGATCCACCACCGGGGGCAGGGCATGGTCTATCTGCGCGAGATGGGCACGGCGCCCCCGGCCTTCTGGGAGCGCGCGTGAGCGCCCTCACCGGCTACCACGACACCCTGATCGCCACCGCGCCGGACAGCGCGGCGACGGGCGGCGTGGTGCCGGCGCGGGGCGTGGCGGCGTACCAGTACGCTCTGCTCTGCGCGCGGCCCTTCTCGCTGACGCAGGCGGACGTGCTGTTCCTCACCGCGCACCGGGACACGCCGGGCGACCCGGCCGACGTGCGCGCCGTCCGCTGGGACGCCTTCTTCGCCCAGCCCCGCGCGTGCCTGCGCGCGTCGCCGCTGCCCAAGACGCACGGCTGGGGCCTGCACTTCGACGCGCGGGGCCGGGTCGCGCTCGTGGACAGCGCCGCGCCGGAGTACCGTCGGCTCATGGACGATCCCCACACCCGCGTCGTGCCCGCCCTGCGTTCCGCCCGCCCCCGGAGCGAACCGTGAGCGCCCACGGCACCTTCTCCATCCGCATGACCCCGCACGCGCCGCAGGAGGCGTCCAGCCCGGACATCGGCCGGCTGCACTTCGACAAGGACTGGGCCGGCGACCTGGAGGGCCGCAGCCAGGGTGAGATGCTGTCCTTCGGGAACCCTGCTGGCGGCACCGCGTCGTACGTGGTGCTGGAGGTCTTCACCGGCTCGCTGCACGGCCGGGCCGGCGCCTTCGCGTTCCGGCAGGTGGGCGACATGCACGCCGGGGAGGTCACCCTGACCTACGAGGTCGTGCCGCACTCCGGCAGCGGTGACCTGCGCGGTCTGGGCGGCACCCTGACCCTGACCCGCGAGGGCGGCGCGCACGTGTACGTCCTCGACCACACCCTGCCGGAGGCGACCCCATGACCGACACGACCCTGCTGCTCGAATCCTTCCGCCGCAACGGTCGCGT is part of the Deinococcus metalli genome and encodes:
- a CDS encoding AAA family ATPase — protein: MTEPRSEVLFLGGRAGSGKTSVASALHELLSARQVKHAVIEGDTLDLAWPPPWEHGLAATNLRALWTNYRALGYRRVIYTNVMSVLETDRLAAAMGDSPHVTAVLLDVSDDTMLERLRQRESAASLAAHLERNRPRRALLEQEAPAWVHRVPTDGRTLDALAAQLARLTGWVPDGA
- the hemW gene encoding radical SAM family heme chaperone HemW, coding for MSVAPVLDPTVRHLYVHVPFCPSICPYCDFHVLTRRAGLVEAYLAKLDEEAARLADTHDVALDTVYLGGGTPSFLRDAELSALVGSVRRHLGWGRVENTLEVNPGTVSADRAALWRDLGLDRASVGVQSLDDATLRFLGRQHDARQARDAVTTLVDTAFRVSGDLITAVPGQPLDGDIRGLVELGVGHVSAYTLTIEPGTEFARRGVTVDEDDERRGFERTEALLGEHGFTRYEISNYARPGQQSQHNLSYWHGRTYLGLGPGAAGHYPAAGGSRILTTRRTNPHLHEWLAGAAGEDDPIDAHEYVTDALFMGLRLREGLDVADLSRRSGLDVRAAYAAPINANVARGLLTLDGDRLRATPQGWWLLNRVVTDFLEASPAEQAESP
- a CDS encoding DinB family protein, which codes for MCALRVPASVLVPHWLGHRHVTRRVIAAFPEDQLFTYRPTETLRPFGEMAWELHGQTAYTLRGLLHGEWSRPTWPPLPGTDRAALLSAWDEQTRVIETGVPGVPEERYGETVTIPWGEMLTFTAVIGAIDNEIHHRGQGMVYLREMGTAPPAFWERA
- a CDS encoding outer membrane protein assembly factor BamB family protein produces the protein MKATPDRRSLLPYTLAGGSALLAISVALAATPMGGPPFTAAQASSGAQVYTGNCASCHGAQLQGGAGPALSGTSFLTKWTGGSHQLSDLYAIISQQMPLNKPGSLSAQQYLDVTAFILSKNGYAAGSAALKASDLKVALARPTGSSTPGASSSGSAAPAAGTLPRAMMTVKAASTSAPTNADLLNPADGDWPMYNRTFDGQRYSPLSGITADNASKLGVKCVFQVGEVGAFQVGPVVYQGKMYITTAHATIALNADTCTKLWTSTYTPKGPEPFNTNRGVALYGGMLFRGTTDGHLLALDAKTGATLWDTWVADSAKGYFLSAAPAAANGLVYMGEAGADWGANGHIYAFDAKTGKRVWTFNVIPTGKEPGAETWQKGAEHGGGSLWTTLTLDAASNQLYVSIGNPAPDLNGGLRPGANLYTDSVVVLDGKTGKLDWYAQQIPHDTHDWDTAASPVLYEAGGKKIMTVANKGGWIYFYDRDTKKLFAKEETTTHLNADKAVSLTGRRDCPGTLGGVEWNGPALDPTAGMLYVNSVDWCATYKIGETRYVDGSFYFGGTGTFDPVKDARGWVRAYNAATGKPAWQKKMPTPMISGITPTAGGVVFTGDQNGDFYALNAKDGATLYRFRTGGSIGGGIVTYAVGGQQYVAVASGNASRSIWSTTGAATIFVFGVPKE
- a CDS encoding thymidine phosphorylase, coding for MTPASIPDLIRKKRDGEAHPRAELEALILGYTRGDVPDYQVSAWLMAVYLRGMTPQETADLTMVMAESGDLMDLGELPRTVDKHSTGGVGDKTSLILTPMLAALGLTVAKMSGRGLAHTGGTIDKLESIPGWTSELSEERFTSQARGIGLSLVGQSKDLAPADGKLYALRDVTATVDCLPLIASSIMSKKLASGAHTVVLDVKVGAGAFMRTLEDGRGLARAMVDIGTRAGRQVRAVLTDMDTPLGHMAGNSVEVIEALDTLRGHGPHDLTELCVALAVEALAAQGEDSAQAETRARATLRGGSALAKFRAFVAAQGGDPTYVDDPSRFDVAPGRADVPAPAAGYVQRIDALSVGRAVLALGGGRERKGEAIDHGVGVELLKKPGEAVTVGEAVMRVYHRGGRGLDAALALLAEGLSVGPDAPAPEALILDRVN
- a CDS encoding (4Fe-4S)-binding protein encodes the protein MTHPASRPGNDDLAQGRAYTGEGITVYYDARRCLHVANCVRGLPDVFDPARRPWIQPANAGAQAIAAIVRTCPTGALHYVLDTQEAEVPQDPTTITPSPDGPLMIAGNLVIHTPAGEKKDVRAALCRCGHSGNKPYCDGTHKKGGWTSGEAAAGDATGD
- a CDS encoding DUF6157 family protein — its product is MSALTGYHDTLIATAPDSAATGGVVPARGVAAYQYALLCARPFSLTQADVLFLTAHRDTPGDPADVRAVRWDAFFAQPRACLRASPLPKTHGWGLHFDARGRVALVDSAAPEYRRLMDDPHTRVVPALRSARPRSEP
- a CDS encoding DinB family protein, which translates into the protein MTTTTTPSILTLDALLTHWQGHRGLTRRVIEAFPEGQLFTFSVGGMRPFGELAWEVYGVTGYNLQGLTTDDWSWNPPEAAPPHDRAALLAAWDAQTPQLDAAVPGIDPAWFVVPQTMAWGTMAPLHSVLYGIDNEIHHRAQGYVYLRALGITPPAFYER
- a CDS encoding DUF3224 domain-containing protein, with amino-acid sequence MSAHGTFSIRMTPHAPQEASSPDIGRLHFDKDWAGDLEGRSQGEMLSFGNPAGGTASYVVLEVFTGSLHGRAGAFAFRQVGDMHAGEVTLTYEVVPHSGSGDLRGLGGTLTLTREGGAHVYVLDHTLPEATP
- a CDS encoding helix-turn-helix transcriptional regulator — encoded protein: MYDPSMRVLTVLELLQAREEVSGAELARRLEVSPRTVQRYVARLQDLGIPVEGRRGVGGAYRLRPGFQLPPLMFTGEEALALALGLRALTHLGLHALAPAAQGAGAKLARTLPHALRADVQALELSVQLDASPWVVGTDAALLADLLRAVRGACAVEFTYTARSERATTRRADIYRVVHVDGRWYAVGWCHLRAALRSFRLDRMQDVAVLDETFTPPPDFDAVAYLREAMPEPAAHEVSVWLEAPPEALRGAVSGWHTDLTPEAGGTRLRTRRDNLRSFAAFLLGLECSVRVDGPPALLQEFADLQNRCVAIQSGQAAESYSWSL